CGTGCTGAACGGTTCGGCGGGTGTGTGGTAGTTGATCCAGCCCGCCTGCTCCATCACCGAATACAGCCACGACGGTTTCCACGGCTTCGACAATGACCAGGACGCCGTGAAAACCGACATCGCCAGCAGCATTCCGATCACTACCGACAACGCCGCCCGCTGCGACGGCCGCTGCGACGGCCGCCCGTCCGTAATCCACACCACAGCGGGAATCATGCCGTACCACCAGAACGGAACCAGCCAGAGCATCCATCGAAGAGACGACGAATTGCCGCCGTAGTTGTAGTTGGCAGTTTTTGTCAGATAGAAGCCGAGCACCGCCAGTGACAGTCCGGCACCCGTCAGCAACACAAACTTCAGCGATCTCCATTCCTGCCGCACGGCACCCATCCACCAGCCGGCAAGCGTCAGCAGGAAAACGGGAGTCAGCGACAGGATGCCGTGGTGCCCGATCAGACAATGAAACAGGTACACGGGAGTCGATTCCTGATTGGCGTCCAGGTCCTTCGGATTGCTCCAGTAGCTGGGAACTCCTTCGTGGACATAAACGTATTGCTCCTGCCCGTAGTACGCATAAAAGGGCTTGATGCCTCCGGTGGCCAGCCAGTTCGTGACGAAGAATGCTGCCAGCGGAATCACTGCCGCGGGAACAAAGCAGGTCAGCGAGCGGCTAACGTCGACCCTGACCGCAAACAGAAAGGCCACGATTCCAAACAGCGCCGCAGGCAGTTCAAAGCAGCACGTCAAAGCCGCCGTCAGGCCCATGATCCAAAAATCGCGTCCCGCCTGATCACCGGTGCTGGCATGGCCGAGCCGAATGATGGCGGACAGGCAGATCAACAGACAGACCGCGGCGGGAGTATGATTGTTCAGCGTTGTCAGAAACGGGTTCAGCATGGAACCCAGCCCGGCCGCCAGCAGCACAAAGCGAAACGCGGTCGGCGGAATCTTCAGCAGTTGCAGCGTTCGTCGAAGCGAAAACAGTGCGACGGCCATTGGTACGACATTCACCAGCAACAGCAGCAGCCGCGACACAAACTCCGTGTCATGGAACAGCCCGCGTCCGAGCACCTGCCGTTCGATCCAGTACAGCCCGGCGACGATCGTCGACAACAGCGGCGGCTTGGACGAATAAAAGTGCCACGGTTCGTCGTCCGTCACGCGGTGCCGGACTTTATCGATCGATGACCAGTTTTCGTACTGGTCGATTTCGTCGATCTGATACGTGCCGCGTTCCACCAGCGACCAGACGGTACTCCAGCGGGACCGGTCGTTCGCGCTCTGCAGCGGCTGGCTGGTCAGAACCGCGGCGGTGATGACCGCCAGCGACGTCAGAATGATGAACATTCCGACGGGCCGGTGCGATTCCGGAACGTCCGGTCGCGGATCCTGCGAACTGGGCATGAAGCAGTCTCAAAACAAAAACACCGCGTGATGACACGCGGTGTTTTTATCCGGCTAAGGATCGACAGGAAAGCGGAACGCCTATTCAGCCTCTGCTTCGGCAGCATTGTAATTGAAGCACATCCGGATCAGATGCGCCACGTTGTCGGCTCGCATCTTGTCGTTGATGCGCGAACGATGAGCTTCCACCGTCTTGGTGCTGACTCCCAGAACATCCGCAATTTCGCGGCTGGAAAGTCCGTCCACGACGTGGTCCAGAACTTCCCGTTCACGACTCGTCAGGCGGTTAAGGCTGTCTTCTGTCTCGTCCAGCTCATCGTCCATGTCCATGTCGAGCTGGTAGTAGAAGTGATACGCTCGCGAAACGGCGGAAATCAGGTCGTCGACTTTCACCGGCTTCGCAAGGAAATCATACGCTCCGTTCTTCATGGCCTTCACGGCCAGGGGAACGTCGGCATGTCCGGAGATCATCACGACCGGCAGCGGAAATTCCTCCGCTTCCAGCTTTTCCTGCAGCTCAATTCCCGTCATGCCGGGCAGGCGAATGTCCAGAACCAGAACACCTGGCACCGGTTCCCGATAGTCGCGATAGAACTCCATCGCGGTCATGTAACCCTCAACCTTGATCCCTTCTCCTTCAAGTGCTTCCTTAAGCGTTTCGCGGATTGACTCATCGTCCTCCACCAGAAACACGGTGAACGCCTTCCGTTTCCTGGCGTTATCGAATTCAGTCGGCGGCGGTGCCTGCTTTGGCTTTCGCCGCCGGCTGATACGAACACGATTCTGCAACATTGGAGAAAATCCCCTTTCTCAGTAAGGTGTGGAAATCGCACTCATTCCTGCTGTTCAACTTTGCCCACTTTAATCAGCGCCGCCGTTGAATTCAAACCGCCCGCCGCATGGCCCGCCTCAGGAGCCATTCTGCCTGAAAGCATTCCCGTGATCGAGATTCAGGGTGTACCACTGCACGTCCCCTGCGGATGAATGCGCCGACGAGCGATTGGCATGCGCCGGATCGATCAGCGCGCACGTCATAATGATTCATGTCGTTCAGCGCGATGCAATCGTTCTCTTCGCTGATTCCGCTGATGAACTGGCGTTCCCCACCCACGGTGCTGGGTAGTTTCCCGTAGTTTTCGCGGGTCAGCATTGGCGTAGCCGAATGCCGGCCGCCGCCGACCGGATTTCAGGGCCGGATGGACATCGGGCGCTCCCGGCGCGGTGACCAACACACCGGCGAAGCGTTTACCGTCGGAGCGGCAAAAAGTTCCGATTGCCGCATTTTTTTGACCCTGTTAGACTCGCCGCAGAAATGGATTTTCTAATAGCCGCACGCTCACAGCGGCAAAGTTTCGTCCGCAGCATGGAAGCACGGAAGATTCAGCATGAAGGTTGTCATTCTTGCCGGTGGACTGGGCACCAGACTGCAGGAGGAAACCGTCACCCGGCCCAAGCCTATGGTGGAGATCGGCGGACGTCCCATCCTGTGGCATATCATGAAGCATTTCGCCCACTTCGGACGAAATGAGTTCTTCGTCGCCTGTGGGTACATGGGCGACTTCATCAAGCGATATTTCCTCGATCAGTACAATCTCGCCGGCGACCTGCAGATTGATTTCGGCCGCGGAAACATTCAGCGCGCCGACGCGGAATTCGAAGCCTGGTCCGTCAATCTGGTCGACACCGGGCTGCACACCATGACCGGCGGCAGACTGCTGCGGCTTCGCAAATCGCTCGATCGCGGCACCTTCATGCTGACCTACGGCGACGGCGTCAGCGATGTGAATATCGACGAGCTGCTGGCGTTCCACCGCTCTCACGGCCGCGTGGCCACGGTCACCGCCGTTCGGCCGCCGGCAAGGTTTGGCGGGCTTGTGATGGACGGCGACACGGTCTGCCATTTCACGGAAAAACCTGTGTCCGGCGAAGGCTGGATCAACGGCGGGTTTTTGGTGTTTGAACCGGGAATATTCGACTATCTGAAATCCGATTCCTGCAGTCTGGAAGCCAATGCGATGGAGCAGGTGGCCAAAGACGGCCAGCTTGCCGCGTATCGGCATCACGGATTCTGGCAGTGCATGGACACGCTGCGAGACAAGAACTACCTGGAACGACTGTGGGAATCCGGCGAAGCACCCTGGTGTACCTGGCACGGCGATGCCGCCGGACAGCGGCTGAGGCTGCTGCCGGCTCAGCGAGCGGCCTGACCGCCATCACGGCAAATACACTTTTCGGAAACGTCTGACGTGGCAACAGACTGCAGGACAACTCAGCAATTCTGGACGGACCGCCGGGTTCTGGTCACCGGTGCGACGGGGCTTGTCGGCGGCTGGCTGGTCCGGAGACTGCTGAACGCCGGTGCCGACGTCGTGTGCCTGGTCCGCGACTGGACGCCGCACGCGATGCTGTTTCGGGAAGAACTGCAGAACCACGTCACCATCGTTCGCGGTGATATCTGCGATCAGGAATGCCTGGAACGTACGCTTGGCGAGTTTGAAATCGAGACAGTGATTCATCTTGCGGCGCAGACCATCGTCGGAATCGCAAACCGTAATCCGGTCTCGACGTTCGAAGCCAATATCGGCGGAACCTGGAAGCTTCTGGAAGCCTGTCGTCGCAGTCCGATGGTCAGGCAAATTGTGATGGCTTCGTCGGACAAGGCCTATGGTGACGCGGAACAGTTGCCCTATACCGAAAAAACGCCGCTGGCGGGAATGCACCCGTACGACGTCAGCAAGTCGTGCGGCGACCTCATCGCACAAACCTACGCCAACACTTATGGGCTGCCCGTCTGCGTCACTCGCTGCGGAAACTTCTACGGCGGCGGAGACCTGAACTGGAATCGCATCATTCCCGGCACGATTCGAAGTGTCCTGCGCGGCAATGCGCCGGTGATCCGGTCCGACGGATCGCTGATCCGGGACTACTTCTACGTCGAAGACGGTGCCGCCGCCTACATGCACCTCGCTCAGCAGATGCAAGCACACCCGGAACTGGCCGGAGAAGCCTTCAACCTGTCCACCGGCATTCAGGTTTCGGTGCTGGATGTTGTACGCCGGATACTTGACGAGCTGCAGAGTCCACTGCAGCCGGTCGTCATGAACGAGGCCGTTCACGAGATCAGGCATCAATACCTGGATGCAACCAAAGCGCGGGAAGTGCTGGGCTGGCAGCCGCTATTTACTTTTGAACAGGGACTCAGCAGGACAATTCAATGGTACTCACACTTTCTGCACAGCAGCAGTCAGACGCCTGCCGCTGCCGGTCGTGCGGGCATCGCGGCCTGATCCCCGTTCTGTCGCTGGGCACCACGCCGCTTGCCAATGCGCTGATTGCCGAAGATCAGCTAGATGACCCCGAAGCGTGCTGGCCGCTGGACCTGGTGCGCTGCGGCCATTGCTCCCTGGTACAAATCACCGCCACTGTGCCGCCGGAACAGCTCTTTTCGCAGTACTCCTATTTTTCATCCTTCTCCGACACCATGGTGTCACACGCACAACACCTTGTCGGCCGGCTGATCGACGAACGGCAACTGTCCGCCGACAGCCTGGCTGTTGAAATCGCAAGCAACGACGGATACTTGCTGCAGTGGTATCAGCGTCACGGAGTTCCGGTCCTGGGCATCGAACCGGCCGCAAATATCGCCGACGTCGCGGTTCGCGATCGAGGCGTCAGGACCATCGCGGAATTCTTTGGCCCGCAACTCGCCACAACGCTGGCCGCTGACGGCGGCAAAGCCGACGTGATTCACGCCAACAACGTCCTGGCACACGTTGCCGACCTGAATGGAGTCGTCGCAGGTATTGCCACACTGCTGAAACCGGAAGGATGCGCTGTTATTGAAGTACCTTATCTGGGGTCACTGATCTGCCATACAGAATTTGACACGATCTATCATGAGCACCTGTGCTATTTCTCGCTGACCGCGCTGTGTCGGCTGTTTGCACGTCACGAACTGCAGATTTCGGACGTCGAACGCCTGGACATCCACGGCGGTTCACTGCGGATCTTTGCAACGCATTTCGGAGACCGCGAACCGTCCGCCGAGGTCACATCGCTGCTGCGTGAAGAATCGTTCTGGATCTTCAGTGACATGCACTACGCGCGCTTCGGCGACCGGGTTGCGGCCCTCCGGCGCTCGCTGACTCATGAACTTGCCACGCTGAAACAAAACGGACATCGAATCGCTGCCTACGGAGCTTCCGCGAAGGGAAGCACCCTGCTGAACTTCTTCGGAATCGGAGCCGAGACCATTGAATTTGTTGTCGATCGCAGTCCCTATAAGCAGGGACGCTACACGCCAGGTACCCGACTGAAGATCTATGCTCCGGAGCATTTGACAGAAAATCATCCCGACTACTGCCTGCTGCTGACCTGGAATTTCGCCGAGGAAATCATGCGCCAGCAGAAAGCCTACAGCGATCACGGCGGAAGGTTTATTATTCCGATCCCGGATGTCCGTGTTGCCTGAGACCCGTGATGAGATTTGTTCCCACCAGATTTGAAGGAGCATGGCTGCTGGAACCGGTGCGGCATGCGGACAATCGCGGCTGGTTCGCCAGGACGTGGTGCCACAACGAATTTCAGGACCACGGACTGCCGACGTCGTTCGTCCAGTGCAGCGTCTCGTTCAATGTTCTGCGGGGAACGCTTCGGGGAATGCACTTTCAGTCGGCTCCGCATGAAGAAGCCAAACTGGTGCGATGTACCAGGGGAGTCATCTTTGACGTGATCGTCGATATTCGGCCACAGTCACCGGTGTATGGTCAGTGGCAGGCTTTTGAACTGACCGCCGATAACGGCCATGCCGTCTATATTCCCGGAGGATTTGCTCACGGCTTTCAGACACTTACCGACAACAGCGAAGTCAGCTACCAGATGACGGAATTCTACCATCCGCAGTCAGCAGCGGGCTTCCACCATGCCGATTCGTCAGTGCAGATTCACTGGCCGTGTGAGGTGACCCGGATTTCTGAGGCCGATCAGTCACTTCCTCTGTTGAACTCGCGGCGGGTGGCAGCATGAATCAAAAAGAAACGCAGGGCAGGTTTTCCACCCAACTACGTACGGCCCTGATCTGGGGAGGTCGAGGTCACGCGAAAGTCCTGCACGAATTCCTGGATGCTGTCGGATTCGCCGTCAAAGCAGTTTATGACAATGACGATCAGGTGGATTCTCCTCTTCCCGGAATTCCCGTCTACCACGGAACCAGCAGACTGGAAACCTGGGCGCAATCTTTCGGAAACACGGAAAGGCCGGCCGGATTCATTGCGATCGGCGGCTCCGCCGGGAAGGCGCGCCTGGAGATTCTGGCGCTGCTGGCGGCCAGCGGCATCGATGCTCCGACGGTGTTTCATCCCGCATCGTTCGTAGCCCGCGACGCGAAGTTCGGAAGCGCGTGCCAGGTTCTGGCAAGTGCCGCGGTGTGCGCTGACACCTCATTCGGAAACGCCTGCATCGTCAATACCGCGGCCAGCGTCGACCACGAATGCCGAGTAGGTGACGGAGTCCACATTGCTCCCAATGCAACCGTGGCGGGCTGTGTCGAAATCGATGACCGAGCATTCATCGGTGCCGGTGCCGTAGTGCTGCCTCGCATCTCCATCGGACACGATGCGATCGTCGGCGCAGGAGCCGTTGTGACCCGAAACATCCCGGCCGGGGCCGTCGCATATGGCAATCCCGCCAGAGTCATGCGATCCAACAATGACATTCCTGACATTAGCCGTGCGTGTCATGCCGCATAGCCAGCCAGGAACTGTTCAATGCCGCATCGTGTTATGATTTGATCTTCCAGTCCCCATCAAAACCGAACGCGAGTCTGCCAGCCGACGTCATGGATAAACACGACCCCAAAGACAAGGCCCGCATTGAGGCGATGGGAGGTGATGCAGAGCTGCGGAACCTGACGCGTCAGGTCTTCAACCGGGCTTGTGACCATCGCTACTCCTACAACTTCAAATGGCTGGGTCGTCCGATTATCCAGTTCCCGGAAGACATCGTGGCGATGCAGGAAGTCATCTGGGATGTTCGGCCGGAACTGATTATTGAAACCGGCATCGCGCATGGAGGATCGCTGATCCTGTCAGCTTCTCTGCTGCACCTGCTGGGAGGAAACGGGCGGGTCCTGGGCATCGACATCGATATCCGACCGCACAACCGTGACGCCATTGAAGCACATCCCCTGGCCGACCGGATCGATATGATCCAGGGTTCGTCAGTCGATGAGTCCGTCGCCGCACGGGTTCGTTCTGCCGCAGAGGGAAAGTCGCCGGTGATGGTGATACTGGATTCCAATCACACTCATGATCATGTCCAGCGCGAACTTCAGCTTTACTCGCCGCTGGTAACGAAGGGCAGCTGGCTGCTGGTATTTGACACGGTGGTTGAATATATGGATCCGCAGGCATTTCCCGACCGGCCGTGGGGAATCGGAAACAACCCGCTGACGGCCGTGCGCGAGTTTCTGAAGACGACCGACCGGTTCGTGCCGGAAACCGAGATTGATAACAAACTACTGCTCAGCGTCGCCCCCGGCGGCTGGCTGAGATGTATCGCGGACTGACGTCACCAGGGTTCACCGGAGTTTCAGCATGGAACGGATTCCTGTGGCAGGGCCATCAATTTCCAGTCTGGAAATTGAATATGTGACTCGAGCGGTGAGTGAATGCTGGTACGGCAATGCCAACGCCTGCAACGAACGCTTCGAGACGGCCTTCGCGCACTACATCGGCCGTCGTTTTGCAGTGTCGCTGCCGTCCTGCACGTCTGCGATACATCTTTCACTGGCCGCTCTGGGAATCGGCCCGGGCGACGAAGTGATCGTCCCTGACGTCACGTGGATCGCTTCGGCGGCTCCCATTTCCTATGTGGGGGCAACCACTGTGTTCGCCGACATTGACCCGGCGACCTGGTGTCTTTCGGCTGAATCGCTGGAAGCCTGCATCACCGAACGAACCAGGGCTGTTATTGTCGTGGAACTCTACGGCAATATGCCACGGATGTCGGAGATCGTGGAAGTGGCTCGCCGACACGGGATCGCAGTGATCGAAGACGCTGCCGAGGCATTCGGCTCCAGCTTTCAGACTCAGAAGGCCGGTAGCTTCGGTGATACCGGAGTTTTCAGCTTTCATGGATCCAAAACCATGACAACCGGTGAAGGCGGTATGTTTGTCACTGATCGACAGGATCTTTTCGACCGAGTCTGTGTCCTGCGTGACCATGGCCGCCGACCGGGAGACGTGACGTTCTTCAATTCCGAAGTCGCCTATAAATACAAGATGAGCAGCCTGCAGGCAGCGCTGGGATTGGCGCAGCTTGAGCGCGCGGATGAACTGGTGGCGAAGAAGAAGCAAATCTATCAGTGGTACTCGGAAGCTCTGGCGGACAATCCGATGGTCGCACTGAATCCGGTGCGGCCCGACGTCGACGCGTGCTTCTGGATGACAACCGCTGTGTTTGATCCGCCCTGCGGTCTGACGACGGCAACAGTACAGTCAGAACTCGCCGCTGTCGGCATCGACAGCCGCCCCTTCTTCCACCCGCTCAGTTCCCTGCCGGCGTTTGCGGACGCTCACGACATGGCACGGGCCCGCTTCACAAATCATGTTGCCTATGACATCTCCAGCCGCGGCGTGAATCTGCCTTCGCATTTGAACCTGACGCGCGACGACGTTGTTCGCGTTGCGCGGGAAGTCGAAGAAATCACCCGACGACAGCGTCCCGTCCGGCTTCGGACATCAGCCTGATCAGCGCGATTCCCATGAGCCAGTACACCATCCTGACGCCGACTCACAACCGACCCGCTTTTCTGAGCCGGATGCTGCATTTTTTCAGCCGCATTCACGTGGATGCCGAAGTTCTGATCGTTGATTCCAGCCGCACAGCCGAGGCGCTGGCGAATCAGGATCTCGTGGCGGAATACGGCGATGTTCTGCGTCTGCAATATGTTCACCATGACCTGGGCCTGATGGAAAAATGCTGCGCAGGACTTGCCGCGGTCCGCACGCCGTTCGTGACATTCTGCGCTGATGACGACTTTCTGTTTCCCGCCGTCATCAACGACTGCGTACAGTTTTTGAAAACACACGCCGATTATACGACCGCGCAGGGGCGTGTGATTCACGTGACGAACTCACAGCGACACAAAAAGACCGTGTACGACTGCCATCTGCTGAACGCGCGCGATATCGCCGACGGTGACCCCCGACAAAGATTCTCCGAACTGGCAACGCGGCCCTATTCGACATTCTATGCCGTCTATCACACATCTGTGGTGAAACGGAGCTTTGACGTCACGCGGCAGTATACCGACTATCAGGCGGCCCGCGTCTTCACAGAAGCTATGCTGATCGGCCTGAGTGCCATCGCTGGGAAGATCCGGGTTCTGCCAGGCATCCATTACATCCAGGAAACGCACGGCGAAAATGAAAGCCGCGTGCTTCCCAGAATTGCGGATCGGAATAGAAGGCAGGAGTTATATCTGAGTTACAAAGACGGACTCGTCCGGGAGTTCGTCGCTGCGGGTGTCAGCGAAATCGAGGCGGCACAGCTTGTGGACGACCACGTCAATGTGACTCCCGGAATGCCCGGTGCCAGGCGACTGGGAGCACTGAAATGGCAGCAAAAGTGTCTGCGCGAACTGCGGAGAATCGGAAACAAGACAGCCCGGCTCGCGGAACCCTTCCTGCGCCGCAATGAACGATTTGCGGTCGATGAACGACCCGTGGAAATTCGTCATACTGAGATCTTTCCGGACCGGACGGAATACCAGATCGCGCGCGATCTTCTGGTGCAATATCCTTTGGGAATGAGCCTGCCCGGAATCTCGAATCAAACACGAAAGTCCGCCTGAGGCAGGCGACGCTGGCTGTTGAGTTCGGGCTTTGGAAAACAACAATGAAAGGAATCGATGATGCCAATGCATTCTCTGAGCGCTTCGGAAATCACCATACTGCAGGAAGAACGAACGTCACTGTGGCACGATATTGAACCACAGGTTTCTCTGAATGGGTTCTCCGCGCTTGTGGAAGAAAACCACCTTCAGAATTTCTGTCTCTGGCACGAAGAAGACATCGCTCGCCGGGACGACCTGGGGGCGGAACGGGTGCGGCAGGCCAAACGCGCGATTGACCGTTACAACCAGCGGCGGAACGACCTGATTGAAGCTATAGATGCGTACCTGGTGAAGGAGCTGCAGCCGCCGACGCACAACTGCCCGTTCAATTCGGAAACTCCCGGGATGATGATTGATCGACTTTCGATTCTGGCGCTGAAGGCATTTCATATGTCCGAAGAAACACAGCGGCAGGATGCATCGGACGAGCATCGCCGCCGCTGCGACACAAAGCTTCAGGTGATTCGGCGGCAAATTCAGGATCTGTCGCTGGCGCTGACGGAACTCTGTCAGCAGGTGCGAGACAAATCGCGGAGCTTCCGCGTCTATTATCAATTCAAGATGTACAACGATGCTGACCTGAATCCCGAACTGCGCAAGGCATCGTAGTTTGGCGATCCGTTGAAAGTTACGAACGACAATTCCTGAAATCCCCGAAAGCATTACCGAAACGACCCCCCCTTATGACTTCACGCAAGATACGCGACCATGTATTTCAACAATGTCGAGACCATATTCTGGCAGCCGTGAACGACTGTGAAGTGGCGGACGATCCTTTTCCTCACTTCATGATTCGCGGCTTCTTTCCCGAAGATGTCTACGCCGACATTCTTCAACGCCTGCCGGAACGAAGGCAATATGCCGGTTTCAGCTATTCATCCGGAAACCCCGATGCCGAAGGCGTACGGTGGCGTTTTGATCTTTCCGATCAGGCAACAGAAGCGCTGGACACTGATGCGCGCGAGTTCTGGCTTGGAATTCGAGACGCTCTCGGATGTGTCGCGCTGAAAGAAGCCGTTTTTGGAAAACTGTGTCGCGGACTCGCGTATCGCTATTCGGTCAGTGACTGCCAGGCGGCGGCTCTTCCGGGCTATCCGTTGCCGGCACTGTTCCGTGAGGAAGTCGGATATCGGATCAAGCCACATCCGGACACTCGCAAGAAAATGGTCACGATGCAGATCGCACTGCCAGCGGACGATAGTCAGTGTGACATCGGAACTCAGTTTTACCGCCGGAGTCTGAATCCGCGGTCGCTGACTCGCGAACCTCGCGGCTTTGAAGTCGCTAAGACGGCACCGTTTGTCCCCAATGCAGCCTATGCGTTTGTCGTCCTGAACACTCTGCGATGCAAGAGCTGGCATGGACGGACGACTCTGGCGGAATCGCACGGCGTCAGAAACACGATACTGAATATCTGGCACGAAAAGCCGGCGCACGGGCATTCAGACGTCGTCCGGGAACACTATTCCGACGCTGAGTTCTGCAAGAAAGCCGCGTGACCGACAGCCGCCGTTTCGAATTGACGACTGGCCTGAACAGCGGCGACGCTGGCTGAAATCGCGGCGGCCCGCAGCCGCAGCAGGATTGAGACACTGCATGAGAATTCTGATCATCAAGCCAAGTTCTCTGGGCGACATCATCTACTCGCTGCCTGTCGCGCAGTCTATTCGCGAACAGATTCCTGACGCTCGGATTTCGTGGGTCGTCAAGAAACGCTTCGAGGATATCGTGCGGCGCTGCCCGACGGTAAACGGTGATGTGATCGTCTTCGATCATGCTCCGGGAGTTCGTGGGGCCGCCGGAATGCTGCGAACCGTTCGTGAGCTTCACCGGCATTCCTATGATGCCGTCCTGGACTTTCAGGGACTGCTGCGTTCCGGTTTGATGACTTTGGCCGCCAGGGCGCCGCTGAAGGTGGGGCACGAGTTTGGTCGCGAAGGCAGCCGCTGGTTCTGCGACAGGGTTGTTCCCTATCCGCCGCGCGGAGTGAACTCGCACGTTGTCGAGAAGCTGTTGCAGTTCCTGCCAGCCATCGGTTTGGCGCCGGAACTCCGGTCACCGATCCGCATTGAAGGCGACTCACCGGATACGGTCGACAGCCGTCTGCGAAACGCAGCGCCGGTAGTACTGTTCCCGAACAGCCGCTGCCGGGATCGTGAATGGCAGGGGTTTGACGAATTAACAAAGCAACTGATCGCCGCGGACAGCAGCCTGCTGGTTGCCTGGGACAGCCACATTCGGCGGGAAGAAACGGCGGTCCGTGATCCGGGACGACTGGTCAATCTCACGTCGCGGACGTCGCTGATGCAACTTGTTGAGTTGATTCGCCGTGCCCGACTGGTCATTGCCAATGACAGCGGCCCGCTGCACATGGCGGCGGCATTCGGCGTACCGACACTCGGACTGTACGGACCGACGTCACCGGAACACACCGGGCCATATCCGCTGACCGCGCGACGAACAATGTCCTGCGAGCCCCCGAAGGAAACCTGTCGCTGCTGTCACCGACAGTCGTTGCGGAACGCGCGTTGGCGATCCTGAATACTGAGCCGGCGGCTCGCGCGGCATAGACGTGATGGTCCACCGTTGCGAATCCGGTGAGTTCGGGTCGTTACACAAGTCACGGAGCTGCAACCGTTGCATACACCCCATCGGGACTTCATTGCTGGCGCTGACGATACCGCCGGCACGGACTCGGCCGCGCAGTTGCCCCGGTTTCTGCGGACGTGCGCGCTGTTTGCCGCGCCGATTGTTGTGCTGGTGGCACCCGCGCTGACGGTGCTGGCAATTTCCGGAGAGTGCTTCGTCAGCATGGATGACATCGCACACCGTGCCCGGCGGCAGCCGGTGCTTGTCGGCTTCGCTTATGACGAAAAGAACTACGGCTACCTGAAATACCGCCAACTGACGTCGCTTCCCAGGCAATCGGTGATTGCCGTTGGTTCGTCCCGCGTGCTGGGGTTTCGCCGGGAGATGTTCACTTCCAGATTCTACAACGCGGGCTACACTGTTGTGACTGCCTGGGATTTTCGCAAGTTTCTGGCGGAAGTGCCCGAAACGCACCGTCCGGATATTGTCATCCTGGGACTCGATCAATTCCTGTTCAACTCAGAATACAACGAGGCTGCGAAGGGACATGACGCGTCGGACTGGCACACGGCGTCCGATGCTGATCTGCAGGCGGCTCTGAAGGTTGTTCCCGACGTTTACAAAGACGTGCTTCGAGGTCGCCTGAAGATCGGCAGCCCGCTTTCAGCCTTACGACAGCCGGCCGAATCTGACGGGGTCGCGGCGTTTGGCCTGAATGCTGTGGTGAACCGAACCGGTTTCCGCAACGACGGATCGTATTCCTACGGAGCACAGGTCGACCGACTGCTGACCTCGGATCCCAGTGCCAGAGACTTTGGGTTCGCAGAGACGCTGGATCGTGTTCGCCGGGGGAATCGCCGGTTTCAGCACGGCGCGGCACTCGACGGCGATGTGGTCAGGGAAATTTCCGAACTGCTGGAGTTCTGCAGTCACCGCAAAATGCATGT
The Planctomycetaceae bacterium genome window above contains:
- a CDS encoding DUF4254 domain-containing protein, translated to MHSLSASEITILQEERTSLWHDIEPQVSLNGFSALVEENHLQNFCLWHEEDIARRDDLGAERVRQAKRAIDRYNQRRNDLIEAIDAYLVKELQPPTHNCPFNSETPGMMIDRLSILALKAFHMSEETQRQDASDEHRRRCDTKLQVIRRQIQDLSLALTELCQQVRDKSRSFRVYYQFKMYNDADLNPELRKAS
- a CDS encoding TIGR00180 family glycosyltransferase is translated as MSQYTILTPTHNRPAFLSRMLHFFSRIHVDAEVLIVDSSRTAEALANQDLVAEYGDVLRLQYVHHDLGLMEKCCAGLAAVRTPFVTFCADDDFLFPAVINDCVQFLKTHADYTTAQGRVIHVTNSQRHKKTVYDCHLLNARDIADGDPRQRFSELATRPYSTFYAVYHTSVVKRSFDVTRQYTDYQAARVFTEAMLIGLSAIAGKIRVLPGIHYIQETHGENESRVLPRIADRNRRQELYLSYKDGLVREFVAAGVSEIEAAQLVDDHVNVTPGMPGARRLGALKWQQKCLRELRRIGNKTARLAEPFLRRNERFAVDERPVEIRHTEIFPDRTEYQIARDLLVQYPLGMSLPGISNQTRKSA
- a CDS encoding DegT/DnrJ/EryC1/StrS family aminotransferase; translated protein: MERIPVAGPSISSLEIEYVTRAVSECWYGNANACNERFETAFAHYIGRRFAVSLPSCTSAIHLSLAALGIGPGDEVIVPDVTWIASAAPISYVGATTVFADIDPATWCLSAESLEACITERTRAVIVVELYGNMPRMSEIVEVARRHGIAVIEDAAEAFGSSFQTQKAGSFGDTGVFSFHGSKTMTTGEGGMFVTDRQDLFDRVCVLRDHGRRPGDVTFFNSEVAYKYKMSSLQAALGLAQLERADELVAKKKQIYQWYSEALADNPMVALNPVRPDVDACFWMTTAVFDPPCGLTTATVQSELAAVGIDSRPFFHPLSSLPAFADAHDMARARFTNHVAYDISSRGVNLPSHLNLTRDDVVRVAREVEEITRRQRPVRLRTSA
- a CDS encoding glycosyltransferase family 9 protein, translating into MRILIIKPSSLGDIIYSLPVAQSIREQIPDARISWVVKKRFEDIVRRCPTVNGDVIVFDHAPGVRGAAGMLRTVRELHRHSYDAVLDFQGLLRSGLMTLAARAPLKVGHEFGREGSRWFCDRVVPYPPRGVNSHVVEKLLQFLPAIGLAPELRSPIRIEGDSPDTVDSRLRNAAPVVLFPNSRCRDREWQGFDELTKQLIAADSSLLVAWDSHIRREETAVRDPGRLVNLTSRTSLMQLVELIRRARLVIANDSGPLHMAAAFGVPTLGLYGPTSPEHTGPYPLTARRTMSCEPPKETCRCCHRQSLRNARWRS